A DNA window from Streptomyces sp. CA-278952 contains the following coding sequences:
- a CDS encoding pRL2-11, which translates to MGTATYMVLTRERRELMREWVGPLHEALHQPLGLAEQTDPRCYLHIPKNFSDDDAQIRVDLPTRLGFSRDVVADLITQKLALQGVTFSWHPEGRKPYVLVKKTRKPPATALFKDPKMRDLVAKAKEAAPIIGFGAGGRIVSVDLDAESPHILVNASTGGGKSVTLRCIACQMLHHGSRVFVRDTKRISHLWARGLPGVTYCADVADIHDQLIALGREGRRRTQVANALGIGADPKAIGPRLLILLEEVNATMKQLARYWEKTRESGDPKVSPAIDALNEILYMGRQLRMHVLLVARSATARALGCPEVREQFSTRILARYSVNAWRTQVLFFTEPEAHKWASTGLAATEPQHTALPEQPGPALLHKPANSPADAWNDPALPPTTPDPAPAADVLADASSLPPQTTAATPAAGGPAAPATSPPDPAPGDDDPAVGLRQAAEHHLPAITLDALRFARANDPTFPTSVAKRGTELLYSVHDLKKWARNRPRAPTGTTDLD; encoded by the coding sequence GTGGGCACCGCGACGTACATGGTCCTGACCCGTGAGCGCCGGGAGCTGATGCGCGAGTGGGTGGGCCCGCTGCACGAGGCCCTGCACCAGCCGCTGGGTCTGGCGGAGCAGACCGACCCGCGCTGCTACCTCCACATCCCGAAGAACTTCTCCGACGACGACGCACAGATCCGTGTCGACCTGCCCACCCGGCTCGGGTTCTCCCGCGACGTGGTGGCCGACCTCATCACCCAGAAACTCGCCCTCCAGGGCGTCACGTTCTCCTGGCACCCCGAGGGCCGCAAGCCGTACGTGCTGGTGAAGAAGACCCGCAAGCCCCCAGCCACGGCCCTCTTCAAGGACCCCAAGATGCGGGACCTGGTCGCCAAGGCCAAGGAGGCCGCCCCGATCATCGGGTTCGGGGCCGGCGGGCGGATCGTCTCCGTCGACCTGGACGCAGAATCCCCGCACATCCTCGTCAACGCCAGTACGGGTGGCGGCAAGTCGGTGACCCTGCGGTGCATCGCCTGCCAGATGCTCCACCACGGCAGCCGGGTCTTCGTCCGGGACACCAAGCGGATCTCCCACCTCTGGGCGCGCGGCCTGCCCGGCGTCACCTACTGCGCCGACGTCGCCGACATCCACGACCAGCTCATCGCCCTCGGCAGGGAAGGCCGGCGCCGCACCCAGGTCGCCAACGCCCTCGGCATCGGCGCCGACCCGAAGGCCATCGGGCCCCGGCTGTTGATCCTCCTCGAAGAGGTCAACGCGACGATGAAGCAACTGGCCCGCTACTGGGAGAAGACCCGCGAGTCCGGCGACCCGAAAGTCTCCCCGGCCATCGACGCCCTCAACGAGATCCTCTACATGGGCCGCCAGCTGCGCATGCACGTCCTCCTGGTCGCGCGGTCCGCCACCGCCCGCGCCCTGGGGTGCCCGGAGGTCCGCGAGCAGTTCTCCACCCGCATCCTCGCCCGCTACAGCGTCAACGCCTGGCGGACGCAGGTCCTGTTCTTCACCGAGCCCGAAGCCCACAAGTGGGCCAGCACCGGCTTGGCCGCCACCGAACCGCAACACACGGCCCTCCCCGAACAACCGGGCCCGGCGCTGTTGCACAAGCCCGCCAACTCTCCGGCCGACGCCTGGAACGACCCGGCCCTGCCGCCCACCACTCCCGACCCGGCACCGGCCGCCGACGTCCTCGCCGATGCCTCGTCGCTCCCGCCCCAGACCACGGCCGCCACCCCGGCCGCCGGCGGGCCCGCCGCCCCGGCGACGTCGCCACCGGACCCGGCACCCGGTGACGACGACCCGGCGGTGGGACTGCGCCAGGCCGCCGAGCACCACCTGCCCGCCATCACCCTGGACGCGCTGCGCTTCGCCCGCGCCAACGACCCGACCTTCCCCACCTCGGTCGCCAAGCGCGGCACCGAACTCCTCTACAGCGTCCACGACCTCAAGAAGTGGGCCCGCAACCGGCCCCGCGCCCCCACCGGCACCACCGACCTCGACTGA